The following proteins are co-located in the Hydrogenobacter hydrogenophilus genome:
- the dnaX gene encoding DNA polymerase III subunit gamma/tau produces MYIPFARKYRPKFFRDLVGQEPVKKVLLNAIKLNKVSSAYIFAGSRGTGKTTVARLLTKSLNCLNLQKDGEPCGECENCVSIDKGNFPDLIEIDAASSRGIDDIRAIRDAVSYTPIKGKYKVYILDEAHMLTKEAFNALLKTLEEPPPRTIFILCTTEYEKIIPTILSRCQRLIFTKLSEDQIVQRLKDVCLKEGIAYEERSLYSIAKLSDGGMRDALSLLDQISTYGEGKVDEKSIEGFLGIVSQEKVREFLNMLLDSKVDEAIRVLRDMSMGGFNLTRFWDTLEEEIRTLLLFRSLKEPERVIRVEDFHKKMADVPLNALLYLEKVINTARADAKTRDFLRACELAIIKTLIVKDILPIKELLKKSDNTLKENQNLKENILKEVEKAFGVLEAEKLKKLSAKEEGGKLVFLVPEEDAKTIEMNKIKARFPEVSFEIIPSEKKSEELPEFSQKVKDLFSAKVIKHGKSDKSEGSSGKNTT; encoded by the coding sequence ATGTATATACCCTTTGCGAGGAAATACAGACCAAAGTTTTTCAGAGATTTGGTGGGTCAGGAGCCAGTAAAAAAAGTGCTTTTAAACGCTATAAAATTAAACAAAGTTTCTTCCGCATACATTTTTGCTGGTTCAAGGGGTACAGGTAAAACTACGGTGGCTAGATTGCTCACTAAGTCCCTCAACTGCCTTAACTTGCAGAAGGATGGTGAGCCGTGTGGAGAGTGTGAAAACTGTGTTTCTATAGATAAAGGAAACTTCCCTGACCTTATAGAAATAGATGCAGCATCAAGCAGAGGAATAGATGACATAAGAGCTATAAGAGATGCAGTCTCTTACACTCCCATAAAAGGCAAGTATAAGGTGTACATTCTTGACGAAGCTCACATGCTAACCAAAGAGGCTTTTAACGCTCTACTTAAAACCTTGGAAGAGCCGCCACCTAGGACTATTTTCATACTGTGCACTACTGAGTATGAGAAGATCATACCCACCATACTTTCAAGATGTCAAAGGCTAATTTTTACAAAACTAAGTGAGGATCAAATTGTACAAAGGTTAAAAGATGTGTGTCTAAAAGAGGGTATAGCTTATGAAGAAAGGAGTTTGTATAGTATAGCCAAGCTCAGTGATGGAGGTATGAGGGACGCACTTTCCTTGTTAGACCAAATAAGCACTTATGGAGAAGGTAAAGTTGATGAAAAGAGTATAGAGGGGTTTTTAGGTATAGTATCCCAAGAGAAGGTAAGAGAGTTTCTAAATATGCTGTTAGACTCCAAGGTGGACGAAGCCATTAGGGTTCTTAGAGATATGAGTATGGGAGGGTTTAATCTTACAAGGTTCTGGGATACTTTAGAAGAAGAGATAAGAACTCTTTTGCTTTTCAGGAGCTTGAAAGAACCAGAAAGAGTTATCAGAGTAGAAGACTTTCACAAAAAAATGGCAGATGTCCCTCTTAACGCACTCCTTTATCTTGAGAAAGTAATAAACACAGCCAGAGCAGATGCAAAAACCAGAGACTTTTTGAGAGCTTGTGAACTCGCCATAATCAAAACTTTGATAGTCAAAGACATTCTTCCTATAAAGGAACTGCTCAAAAAAAGTGATAACACACTTAAGGAAAATCAAAACCTAAAAGAAAATATCCTAAAAGAAGTAGAAAAAGCTTTTGGTGTGCTTGAAGCTGAAAAACTCAAAAAACTCAGTGCTAAAGAAGAAGGAGGAAAGTTGGTGTTTCTTGTCCCAGAAGAAGATGCCAAAACCATAGAGATGAATAAGATAAAAGCAAGGTTTCCCGAAGTAAGTTTTGAGATAATACCTTCTGAAAAGAAAAGTGAAGAATTGCCAGAGTTTTCTCAGAAGGTAAAGGACTTATTTTCCGCAAAGGTAATAAAACATGGGAAAAGCGATAAGAGCGAAGGTTCTTCTGGTAAGAATACCACCTGA
- the eno gene encoding phosphopyruvate hydratase: protein MSAIKKVRAREVLDSRGNPTVEVEVFLESGAVGRAIVPSGASTGEKEALELRDHDPNRYMGKGVLKAVDNVNSIIAKEIEGLESTCQQDIDSILISLDGTHNKSKLGANAILGVSMAVAKASAQELGVSLYRYLGGISANKLPVPLMNVINGGVHADNPLDLQEFMIVPVGGGSFSEALRMGVETFHTLKNLLKERGYSTNVGDEGGFAPQLENTEKALDMLMLAIENAGYTPGQDIFIALDCASSEFYYEDELYHLEGKRFSREDLCNFYSRLIEKYPIISIEDPMAEDDWEGWKLITQALGKKVQLVGDDLFVTNAELLKKGIEEGIANAILIKLNQVGTVSETLKTISLAKERGYSTIVSHRSGETEDTFISHLAVGVGSGQIKTGSASRTDRIAKYNELLRIEEELGNASKFGGKEEFWRFIS, encoded by the coding sequence ATGTCTGCTATAAAGAAAGTCAGAGCAAGGGAAGTTTTAGATTCAAGAGGGAATCCCACTGTAGAGGTGGAAGTATTTTTAGAATCCGGAGCGGTAGGCAGAGCTATAGTACCAAGTGGGGCATCCACGGGAGAAAAGGAAGCTTTGGAACTTAGAGATCATGACCCGAATAGGTATATGGGAAAAGGTGTTTTAAAGGCTGTGGATAATGTGAACAGTATAATAGCAAAAGAGATAGAAGGCTTGGAATCCACATGCCAGCAAGACATAGACAGCATACTCATATCTTTGGACGGTACTCATAACAAAAGTAAGTTAGGCGCTAACGCTATACTGGGAGTGAGCATGGCAGTGGCAAAAGCAAGTGCGCAGGAATTGGGTGTTAGCCTTTATAGATACTTGGGTGGTATAAGTGCCAACAAACTCCCCGTACCTCTTATGAATGTGATAAACGGCGGTGTTCACGCGGATAATCCTCTTGATCTGCAGGAGTTCATGATAGTGCCTGTGGGTGGAGGTAGCTTTTCAGAAGCTCTACGCATGGGAGTAGAGACTTTTCACACCCTAAAGAATCTTCTGAAAGAAAGGGGCTACTCTACAAATGTGGGAGATGAAGGGGGTTTTGCACCCCAGCTTGAAAATACAGAAAAGGCTCTTGATATGCTCATGCTTGCCATAGAAAATGCTGGTTACACTCCTGGTCAAGACATATTTATAGCTCTTGATTGTGCCTCTTCTGAGTTTTATTACGAGGATGAGCTTTATCACCTTGAGGGAAAAAGGTTTAGCAGAGAGGACCTTTGTAATTTTTACTCACGCTTGATAGAGAAGTATCCCATCATCTCCATAGAGGATCCTATGGCTGAAGATGACTGGGAGGGTTGGAAGTTAATAACCCAAGCTCTTGGGAAGAAGGTACAGTTAGTAGGAGATGACCTTTTTGTCACTAACGCAGAGCTTCTCAAAAAAGGCATAGAGGAGGGTATAGCTAATGCAATTCTCATAAAGCTCAATCAGGTAGGTACTGTTTCAGAAACCCTCAAAACCATAAGCTTAGCCAAAGAAAGAGGCTATTCTACCATAGTATCCCATCGCTCTGGAGAAACAGAAGACACTTTTATATCTCACCTTGCAGTAGGTGTAGGTAGCGGTCAGATAAAAACGGGCTCTGCTTCCAGAACGGATAGGATAGCCAAGTACAACGAGCTTTTGAGAATAGAGGAGGAACTTGGTAATGCGTCAAAGTTCGGAGGGAAAGAGGAATTTTGGAGGTTTATCTCCTGA
- the ribD gene encoding bifunctional diaminohydroxyphosphoribosylaminopyrimidine deaminase/5-amino-6-(5-phosphoribosylamino)uracil reductase RibD, with product MTPTEKDIYFMKKALELAKSRKGLTHPNPTVGCVIVKDGKIIAEGYHERAGMPHAEVVALEKAGKQAENSTVYVTLEPCSHYGRTPPCADALIRAKVKRVVIAVLDPNPLVSGKGAERLKQAGIEVSVGVLEEEAKELNEDFFTYITQKRPYITLKMAQSIDGRMALKSGQSKWITNQESRDFAHKLRSEATAVLIGINTLLRDDPQLTVRAFPWERQPIRIVLDPRLRIPLDSKLVKDKSASTIVITALEDKEKIENLQKEGVEVILAEAIDGKLSLKEVLRQLYFKEIMHLLVEGGSITITNFIKEELYDRLFVFVAPILIGEGLGIGHIGVEDLSQAKRHKLVNLYRFGDDIALEYRKL from the coding sequence ATGACGCCAACTGAAAAAGACATATACTTTATGAAAAAGGCTTTGGAGCTTGCAAAAAGCAGGAAGGGACTCACCCATCCCAACCCTACCGTGGGCTGTGTCATAGTAAAAGACGGAAAGATCATCGCAGAAGGCTACCACGAGCGAGCTGGTATGCCGCATGCAGAAGTAGTAGCTCTTGAAAAGGCTGGAAAACAAGCGGAAAACTCCACCGTTTATGTTACCTTAGAACCTTGCAGTCATTACGGAAGAACTCCACCTTGTGCGGATGCTCTCATAAGGGCAAAGGTCAAAAGAGTAGTAATAGCGGTGCTTGATCCCAACCCCTTAGTGTCGGGGAAGGGAGCAGAAAGGCTAAAACAGGCAGGTATAGAGGTGTCTGTGGGAGTTTTGGAAGAAGAAGCAAAAGAGTTAAACGAAGACTTTTTTACTTACATAACTCAGAAGAGACCTTACATAACTCTTAAGATGGCTCAGAGCATAGACGGGCGCATGGCACTAAAAAGTGGTCAGAGTAAGTGGATAACAAACCAAGAGAGTAGAGACTTTGCTCACAAGCTAAGGTCAGAGGCTACAGCGGTACTCATAGGTATTAACACCCTGCTAAGAGATGATCCTCAACTCACTGTGAGAGCCTTTCCTTGGGAAAGGCAACCCATCAGGATAGTGCTTGATCCACGCTTGAGAATACCCTTGGACTCTAAACTGGTCAAGGACAAGTCCGCAAGCACCATAGTAATAACTGCGCTGGAGGATAAAGAGAAGATAGAAAACCTCCAAAAAGAGGGCGTGGAAGTAATACTTGCAGAGGCTATTGATGGAAAACTAAGTTTAAAAGAAGTACTCAGACAGCTCTATTTTAAAGAGATCATGCACCTTTTGGTGGAAGGCGGTAGCATAACCATCACGAACTTTATAAAGGAAGAACTGTATGATAGGCTCTTTGTCTTTGTAGCACCCATTTTGATAGGTGAGGGGCTCGGCATTGGACATATAGGTGTTGAGGACCTATCGCAAGCAAAGAGACATAAGCTGGTAAATCTCTACAGGTTTGGGGATGATATAGCTCTGGAGTACAGAAAACTATGA
- the bioA gene encoding adenosylmethionine--8-amino-7-oxononanoate transaminase encodes MLDPKVLESWDKEYFWHPFTQMKVYREEENLIFERAEGVYLYDIYGRKFIDAISSLWCNVHGHNHPKLNQAITDQLKKVAHTTTLGSSNIPAILLAKRLVEIAPKGLTKVFYSEDGAEAVEIAIKLAYQYWINKGKRKKIFITLSEAYHGDTIGAVSLGGIELFHGAYRDLLFNTIRLPSPYLYCKQNYQKLCDECKNDLLQMLEEILKDKAQDVVAISLEAGIQAAAGMLPFPKGFLKGVRELTKRYEVLMIVDEVATGFGRTGSMFYCEQEGITPDFMCLGKGITGGYLPLAATLTTDEVFDAFLGEFGEMKHFYHGHTYTGNNLACAVALANLEVFEEEKTLENLKPKINYLSERLQEFWELKHVGDIRQLGFMAGIELVKDRDRGEPFPYGDRTGFKVAYKCRERGVFMRPLGDVMVLMMPLVISFEDMDKVLEALFDTIKSLE; translated from the coding sequence ATGCTTGACCCTAAAGTTCTTGAAAGTTGGGACAAGGAGTACTTTTGGCATCCCTTTACCCAAATGAAAGTATACAGAGAGGAAGAAAACCTCATCTTTGAAAGAGCAGAAGGTGTTTATCTTTACGACATTTACGGGAGGAAGTTTATAGATGCCATATCTTCTCTTTGGTGCAATGTTCACGGACACAACCACCCAAAGCTTAATCAAGCCATTACTGATCAGCTTAAAAAAGTAGCGCACACCACCACCTTAGGCTCTTCCAACATACCTGCCATACTTCTTGCCAAAAGACTTGTAGAAATAGCCCCTAAAGGTCTTACGAAAGTTTTCTACTCGGAGGACGGTGCGGAAGCTGTTGAGATAGCCATAAAGCTTGCCTACCAGTATTGGATAAACAAAGGAAAAAGGAAAAAGATCTTCATTACTTTATCGGAAGCCTATCACGGAGACACCATAGGTGCGGTAAGCTTAGGAGGGATTGAGCTCTTCCACGGCGCCTACAGAGATCTACTTTTCAACACCATAAGACTCCCTTCGCCTTACCTTTACTGTAAACAAAATTACCAAAAACTTTGCGATGAGTGTAAAAATGACTTGCTTCAGATGCTTGAAGAAATCCTAAAGGACAAGGCTCAAGATGTGGTAGCCATAAGCTTAGAGGCGGGTATTCAAGCAGCAGCTGGTATGCTACCCTTTCCCAAAGGTTTTTTAAAGGGCGTAAGGGAACTTACTAAAAGGTATGAGGTTTTGATGATAGTGGATGAGGTAGCAACGGGCTTTGGAAGAACAGGAAGCATGTTTTACTGTGAGCAGGAGGGGATAACACCTGACTTTATGTGTTTGGGCAAGGGTATAACAGGCGGATACCTTCCTTTGGCTGCTACGCTGACTACTGATGAAGTTTTTGATGCTTTTTTGGGAGAGTTCGGAGAGATGAAACATTTCTATCACGGACACACATACACAGGAAACAATCTGGCATGTGCGGTAGCTCTTGCAAACCTTGAAGTGTTTGAAGAAGAAAAAACCTTAGAAAATCTCAAGCCTAAAATAAATTACCTGTCAGAAAGGTTGCAGGAGTTTTGGGAACTAAAGCACGTGGGAGACATAAGACAGCTGGGATTTATGGCAGGTATTGAGCTTGTAAAAGACAGAGACAGAGGTGAGCCCTTTCCTTACGGAGATCGCACTGGCTTTAAGGTGGCATACAAATGCAGAGAAAGGGGAGTTTTTATGAGGCCCTTGGGTGATGTGATGGTACTTATGATGCCTCTTGTCATATCCTTTGAAGATATGGATAAAGTCTTAGAAGCTCTTTTTGATACCATAAAGTCATTGGAATGA
- a CDS encoding FtsB family cell division protein has protein sequence MRQSSEGKRNFGGLSPESLPLVFMLVVVILTVYNLFFSTFNIFNILKMQKSLHSIDKKLEEVKNKNAKLENMLDLVNKYPDTYKERFIRRYMQLQKKDEKIILFSDDAN, from the coding sequence ATGCGTCAAAGTTCGGAGGGAAAGAGGAATTTTGGAGGTTTATCTCCTGAGTCTTTACCTCTTGTTTTTATGCTCGTAGTGGTTATCTTAACGGTGTATAACCTCTTTTTCAGCACCTTTAATATCTTTAACATATTAAAGATGCAAAAGTCTTTGCACAGCATAGACAAGAAGTTAGAAGAAGTTAAAAACAAAAACGCAAAGCTTGAGAACATGCTTGATCTTGTAAATAAGTACCCAGACACATACAAAGAGAGATTCATAAGAAGATACATGCAACTTCAGAAAAAGGACGAGAAGATAATACTTTTTAGTGATGACGCCAACTGA
- a CDS encoding biotin--[acetyl-CoA-carboxylase] ligase, whose translation MSRFSCLVWLEEVSSTQDFLKEREDLNCVVCAKRQTLGRGRYGRSWHSDEGGLYLSFPLQEELKDEQTLPLVVALSVCQMLEDYGFLTSIKWVNDVYVMGKKICGVLVEKLKNRSIVGIGINVNQRNFPQDLPATSMFLVSGKEYSVACVLFFLLDKIEVNLDLLKEEGFRAFREDIKKRLLFLDQEVILHTEPPVVGILKDISEEGYLMLLTAQGEKKVVSGDITLRGSIP comes from the coding sequence ATGAGTAGGTTTTCCTGCCTTGTTTGGCTTGAGGAGGTGAGCTCAACACAGGACTTTTTAAAAGAAAGGGAAGATTTAAACTGTGTAGTTTGTGCAAAAAGGCAAACATTGGGTAGGGGAAGGTACGGAAGGAGCTGGCACTCAGACGAAGGTGGTCTGTACCTAAGCTTTCCTCTGCAGGAGGAACTAAAAGATGAACAAACTTTGCCCCTTGTGGTGGCACTTTCTGTTTGCCAAATGCTTGAAGATTACGGTTTTTTAACAAGCATAAAATGGGTAAACGATGTGTATGTAATGGGTAAAAAGATATGCGGTGTCCTTGTAGAAAAGCTCAAAAACAGAAGTATAGTGGGTATAGGTATTAACGTAAATCAAAGGAACTTTCCCCAAGACCTTCCTGCTACATCTATGTTCTTAGTTTCTGGGAAGGAGTACAGTGTGGCTTGCGTGCTTTTTTTCCTTTTGGACAAAATAGAGGTGAATCTTGACCTTTTGAAAGAAGAGGGCTTTAGAGCCTTCAGAGAGGACATAAAGAAAAGGCTTCTCTTTTTGGATCAGGAGGTTATCCTTCACACAGAGCCTCCTGTTGTGGGAATACTCAAGGATATATCAGAAGAAGGATACCTCATGCTTCTTACTGCTCAAGGTGAAAAGAAAGTAGTCAGTGGAGACATTACTTTGAGGGGAAGCATACCTTAA
- the fmt gene encoding methionyl-tRNA formyltransferase → MRLIFMGTSSFALPSLKALHEHFQVVGVITQPDKPAKRGLRLTPPPVKVSALELNLKVHQPATKSQVRDILLELKPDCVVVVAYGKILTKEILQIPPYGCINLHASLLPKYRGASPIQRCLMAGEKLTGNTVILMDEGMDTGDILSAEGLPVEEDDNFVSLSEKLSTRGAKLLVDTLKRWFAGEIKPIPQAHQEATYAPPILKEEYRICWKAPATSVKDRIRGLYPDCYTFLEGGERIKILKVKVCEEGGEPGEVIHEKKLQVACGEGSVEILELINPKGKKVSGEDFMRGYRPKKLL, encoded by the coding sequence ATGAGGCTAATCTTTATGGGTACATCTTCCTTTGCACTGCCGAGTCTTAAAGCTCTACATGAACACTTTCAAGTAGTTGGAGTGATCACGCAACCAGACAAACCTGCAAAAAGGGGGCTTAGACTTACACCACCACCAGTAAAAGTAAGCGCTTTGGAGTTAAACCTTAAAGTACATCAGCCAGCTACTAAAAGCCAAGTTCGTGATATACTTTTGGAACTCAAACCTGACTGTGTCGTTGTGGTTGCTTACGGAAAGATTCTAACAAAAGAAATTCTCCAGATTCCACCTTATGGGTGTATAAACCTTCACGCTTCCTTACTTCCTAAGTACAGAGGTGCATCACCCATACAGAGATGTCTTATGGCAGGTGAAAAGCTAACAGGCAATACAGTTATACTTATGGACGAAGGTATGGATACTGGAGACATACTGAGTGCAGAAGGCTTACCAGTAGAAGAGGATGATAACTTTGTGAGCCTAAGCGAAAAGCTTTCCACAAGAGGGGCAAAACTGCTTGTTGATACTCTAAAAAGATGGTTTGCAGGTGAGATAAAACCCATACCACAAGCTCACCAAGAGGCAACTTATGCGCCTCCCATTCTAAAAGAGGAATACCGCATATGTTGGAAAGCACCCGCAACTAGCGTAAAAGACAGAATAAGGGGACTTTACCCTGACTGCTATACCTTTTTAGAAGGAGGGGAAAGGATAAAGATCCTGAAGGTAAAGGTGTGTGAGGAAGGGGGAGAACCCGGTGAGGTTATACACGAAAAAAAACTTCAGGTTGCCTGCGGTGAAGGTTCTGTTGAAATCCTTGAGCTTATAAACCCAAAGGGTAAAAAAGTCAGTGGTGAGGACTTCATGAGAGGTTACAGACCAAAAAAGTTGCTTTAA